The following coding sequences are from one Diospyros lotus cultivar Yz01 chromosome 7, ASM1463336v1, whole genome shotgun sequence window:
- the LOC127806590 gene encoding uncharacterized protein LOC127806590 produces the protein MVQLRRSVSSFQPDPSAASVGGNFPVKLQIEDLLESEQAPLHKRAKCSTPLNEWSTGNNEFPVPPSHYNPLDEPSPLGLRLKKSPSLLDLVQMMLSKGNTSSIASAPSEKSRDKKDAKGSNASSTAEKLKATNFPAMLLRIGNWEFLSRFEGDLIAKCYFAKHKLVWEILEGGLKSKIEIQWSDIMALKANCPADGPETLAVTLARPPHFCKEINPQPRKHTLWDACEDFTDGQASIHRQHFLQCEQGLLNKHYEKLIQCDMHLNLVSQRPEMGLDSPYFLVQGSVPKDSNESIIQKVDELETTKGSSLSGFHHVPSISLSCSSKFEQQDSVGVMLDYLSREAPLPSSVMDLHGIDGNKSRGGARSLAQQDQEQLKNSGLHPSMSMSDLVNRIGNCISERMGSVNSTCFKDGLEYQGILENVAQSLLSDTQLTTASDDNKLMARVNSLCCLLQQQDTATSPGVQAESKSQLIEWNKASESIHESEAGNEFRVTEEYSKDDAPGCNQQVPAMSRKDSFGDLLLNLPRIASLPKFLFDISEDDDDENQTR, from the exons TGGAGCACTGGAAACAATGAGTTCCCTGTCCCACCTTCACATTACAATCCACTTGATGAGCCTAGTCCTTTAGGCTTGCGCCTGAAGAAAAGCCCCTCATTGTTGGACTTGGTACAAATGATGCTCTCCAAAGGTAATACCTCTTCCATTGCTTCTGCACCAAGTGAAAAATCAAGAGACAAGAAGGATGCCAAGGGCTCCAATGCTTCTTCTACTGCTGAAAAACTGAAGGCCACAAATTTTCCAGCCATGCTTTTAAGGATTGGAAACTGGGAG TTTTTGTCAAGATTTGAAGGTGATTTGATAGCAAAATGCTACTTTGCTAAGCATAAACTTGTCTGGGAAATCCTTGAGGGCGGCCTGAAGAGTAAAATAGAGATCCAATGGTCAGATATCATGGCTTTGAAGGCGAATTGTCCTGCTGATGGACCTGAAACTTTGGCTGTGACG CTGGCTAGGCCTCCACATTTTTGTAAGGAGATCAACCCGCAGCCTAGAAAGCACACCTTATGGGATGCATGTGAAGATTTCACTGATGGACAAGCCAGTATACACAG GCAACATTTTCTGCAGTGTGAACAAGGCCTCCTAAATAAACACTATGAGAAATTAATCCAGTGTGACATGCATCTCAATCTTGTTAGCCAACGACCTGAAATGGGTTTAGATTCGCCATATTTTTTGGTACAAGGTTCTGTTCCTAAGGATTCAAATGAATCCATAATTCAGAAAGTTGATGAATTGGAGACCACTAAAGGATCTTCCTTGTCTGGCTTTCATCATGTACCGTCCATATCATTGTCTTGCTCTTCAAAATTTGAACAGCAGGATTCCGTTGGTGTAATGCTGGACTATTTGTCTCGAGAAGCGCCTCTTCCTAGCTCAG TGATGGACCTGCATGGAATTGATGGGAATAAAAGTCGCGGAGGAGCTCGCTCTCTGGCACAACAGGATCAGGAACAGTTAAAAAATTCAGGGCTCCATCCCTCCATGTCCATGAGTGATCTTGTGAACCGCATTGGAAATTGTATTTCAGAAAGAATGGGCTCTGTAAATTCGACATGCTTTAAGGATGGATTAGAATATCAAGGCATACTGGAGAACGTTGCGCAGAGCCTGCTGAGCGATACACAACTGACAACAGCTTCAGATGATAACAAACTTATGGCCCGAGTCAATTCACTTTGCTGCCTCCTGCAGCAGCAGGACACTGCTACGTCACCAGGGGTTCAGGCTGAAAGTAAAAGTCAGCTTATTGAATGGAACAAGGCTTCCGAGTCAATTCATGAGAGCGAGGCTGGAAATGAGTTTAGGGTTACGGAAGAGTACTCCAAAGATGATGCTCCTGGCTGTAACCAGCAGGTACCAGCTATGTCGAGGAAGGACTCGTTTGGGGATTTACTGCTTAATCTACCGCGAATAGCATCTCTGCCAAAATTCCTGTTTGACATatcagaagatgatgatgatgagaacCAAACGCGATAG
- the LOC127806591 gene encoding autophagy-related protein 11 isoform X2, whose translation MSSNVSGTVVQRGKLLVHIAENGHSFELECDEYTLVKDVQQFIQSAYGIPLNDQLLLCLETKLQSQQPLSAYKLPSDDQEVFLFNKARMRCSSMPPAPEEVEIIDIPDPPSPSSSHNPHQLDDASDPALKALPSYEREFRYHYQCGDAIYSRTQAKLEICERLLREQKVQERALEIAWGNLDHFYRVLHQNYMDFIKCYTQQYRSHSNLLSNFVRDVEKLRSCKLHPALQTDTRKCLLDFVREENLRKAKEECSTSHRQFEHKVSEFKQEFAELKRSAEHLFTSKTSFLIRDLEVTIKKHQRYVSEQKSIMQALSKDVNTVKKLVDDCVTSQLSSSLRPHDAVSALGPMYDGHDKSYLPKMHDCDRAISILLDFCKDKKEEMNSFVHNYMQNIAYIQYAIKGIRYKFSVFSEAMKHQNNQFELLKVVRGIGPAYRACLAEIVRRKASMKLYMGMAGQLAEKLAIKRETEVRVREEFLKIHGSFIPRDILASMGLYDTPSQCDVNITPFDTNLLDIDMSDLDCYAPEYLLGLSLKHEKHGSLKGSFSMSNNSSLSAEVEENAVDFPEKYDSEEQIDGSDLVEIAGTSKLEVENAKLKAELASAVARLCSFSTEIEYESLDDSKVDSLLKNAAEKTAEALHLKDEYEKHLQSMLKVKQMQCESYENRIQELEQRLSDQYKQGNRLQIDKTLLNFALSTSKAGDSKSEVSADAEANMPCVSEPMDEVSCASNSLHVKLGNFAKQSGKPSEGLDENMTDSSSMLNPQLDLSMLEVPRDEVRANVKDEKDNLTAELGMGTSCTAESMSEPINNLPDEMTAEQASDSKDASSDLVLELQNAVADKSRQLSETEIMLKALSEQVAKLERELEGSQKLLDESQMNCAHLENCLHEAREEAQTNLCAADRRASEYSALRASAVKMRSLFERLRTCVLSGGVAGFVESLRALAHSLANSVSDAEDDGTAEFRECIRVLADKVGVLSRHRAELLERYSKAESTKEQMKKELEEKKELVNTLYLKHQHEKQVWTECSSVNYDYDSSTYHVCLFPT comes from the exons ATGAGTTCGAATGTTTCTGGAACTGTGGTCCAGAGGGGCAAACTTCTGGTTCATATTGCGGAGAATGGGCACTCATTTGAGCTGGAGTGTGATGAATATACTCTTGTTAAGGATGTCCAGCAGTTCATACAATCCGCATATGGGATTCCCTTAAATGATCAACTGCTTCTGTGCTTGGAAACGAAGCTTCAATCGCAGCAGCCTCTTTCGGCCTATAAATTACCATCTGATGACCAGGAGGTGTTTTTGTTCAATAAGGCCAGAATGCGATGTAGTTCAATGCCTCCTGCGCCAGAGGAAGTTGAAATCATTGACATACCCGACCCTCCATCACCATCCTCCTCCCACAACCCTCACCAGCTGGATGATGCTTCGGACCCTGCGCTTAAGGCATTGCCGTCATATGAGAGGGAATTCAGGTACCACTATCAGTGTGGGGATGCGATTTACAGCCGCACACAAGCAAAGCTTGAGATTTGTGAGAGACTCTTGAGGGAGCAGAAGGTGCAAGAGAGGGCTTTGGAGATTGCTTGGGGAAATCTGGACCATTTCTATAGGGTTCTTCACCAAAATTACATGGATTTCATTAAATGTTATACACAGCAGTATCGCAGCCATTCGAATCTTCTGTCAAATTTTGTCAGAGACGTGGAGAAATTGAGATCTTGCAAACTTCACCCTGCTTTACAAACAGATACTCGCAAATGCTTACTTGATTTTGTGAGGGAAGAGAACTTGAGAAAGGCGAAAGAGGAATGTAGCACCTCACACAGGCAATTTGAGCATAAGGTTTCAGAATTTAAACAGGAATTTGCAGAACTAAAGCGCAGCGCTGAACATTTGTTTACTAGCAAAACTTCATTCCTTATAAGGGATTTGGAAGTTACAATTAAGAAGCACCAGCGTTATGTTAGTGAACAGAAAAGTATAATGCAAGCTTtgag CAAGGACGTAAATACAGTGAAGAAACTTGTGGATGACTGTGTGACCAGCCAATTGTCTTCTTCCCTCCGTCCTCATGATGCAGTTTCAGCCTTGGGTCCAATGTATGATGGCCATGACAAAAGCTACCTCCCTAAGATGCATGATTGCGACCGTGCGATTTCCATTCTGCTTGATTTCTGCAAGGAtaaaaaggaagaaatgaaCAGCTTTGTGCATAATTACATGCAGAACATTGCATATATTCAATATGCTATAAAAGGCATACGGTACAAGTTTTCTGTTTTCTCAGAAGCGATGAAGcatcaaaataatcaatttgAACTTTTGAAGGTTGTTCGTGGGATAGGCCCTGCCTACAGAGCTTGCCTTGCAGAAATAGTGAGGAGAAAGGCTTCAATGAAACTTTACATGGGTATGGCTGGTCAATTGGCTGAAAAGCTTGCGATAAAGAGGGAGACTGAAGTCAGGGTACGGGAGGAGTTTCTGAAAATACATGGTTCATTTATTCCTAGGGATATTTTAGCCTCCATGGGACTATATGACACTCCTAGCCAATGTGATGTTAATATAACTCCTTTTGACACTAATTTGCTAGACATAGATATGTCGGATTTAGACTGTTATGCTCCTGAATATTTATTAGGGCTTTCATTGAAGCATGAAAAGCATGGTAGTTTAAAGGGATCATTTTCCATGTCAAACAATAGTTCTCTTTcagctgaagttgaagagaatgCTGTTGACTTCCCTGAGAAATATGATTCAGAGGAGCAAATAGATGGTTCTGACTTGGTAGAGATTGCTGGAACTAGCAAGTTGGAAGTTGAAAATGCAAAACTCAAAGCTGAACTTGCTTCTGCAGTAGCTCGCCTTTGTTCTTTCAGCACTGAGATTGAGTATGAATCACTTGATGACAGTAAAGTTGATAGTTTGTTGAAAAATGCAGCAGAAAAGACAGCTGAAGCCTTGCACCTGAAGGATGAGTATGAGAAACACCTCCAATCAATGCTAAAGGTTAAGCAAATGCAGTGCGAGTCCTATGAGAATCGGATTCAGGAATTAGAGCAGAGGTTGTCTGACCAATATAAGCAAGGAAATAGGCTTCAGATTGATAAGACATTATTGAACTTTGCCCTTTCAACTTCAAAGGCTGGTGATAGCAAATCAGAAGTTTCAGCTGATGCTGAAGCCAATATGCCTTGTGTCAGTGAACCCATGGATGAGGTTTCTTGTGCCTCTAATTCGTTACATGTCAAATTAGGAAATTTTGCTAAACAGTCAGGCAAACCTTCAGAAGGGTTGGATGAGAACATGACAGATTCCTCTTCAATGCTAAATCCTCAGTTAGATTTATCAATGCTTGAAGTACCTCGTGATGAGGTGCGGGCCAATGTCAAAGATGAGAAAGATAATTTGACTGCAGAGTTGGGTATGGGAACCAGTTGCACTGCTGAGAGCATGTCTGAGCCAATAAATAATTTACCTGATGAAATGACAGCTGAACAGGCTTCAGATTCTAAAGATGCTTCTAGTGATCTTGTGCTGGAATTGCAGAATGCTGTTGCAGACAAGTCTCGTCAGCTTAGTGAAACAGAAATCATGCTGAAAGCTCTATCAGAACAGGTTGCAAAGCTTGAGAGGGAGCTGGAAGGAAGTCAGAAGCTTCTGGATGAATCTCAG ATGAATTGTGCTCATTTAGAGAATTGTCTCCATGAAGCAAGAGAGGAAGCCCAAACAAATCTTTGTGCTGCTGATAGGAGAGCCTCAGAATATAGTGCACTGCGTGCCTCTGCTGTAAAGATGCGTAGCCTTTTTGAAAGATTAAGGACCTGTGTTTTGTCTGGTGGAGTGGccgggtttgttgagtcactgcGTGCTCTAGCTCACTCTTTGGCCAA TTCTGTTAGTGATGCTGAAGACGATGGCACTGCTGAATTTAGAGAATGTATCCGGGTACTTGCTGATAAAGTAGGTGTCTTGTCTAGGCATCGGGCAGAGCTGCTTGAGAGATATTCAAAGGCTGAATCTACAAAAGAGCAAATGAAAAAGgagttggaagaaaaaaaagagttggTCAACACATTGTACTTGAAGCATCAACATGAGAAGCAG GTTTGGACCGAGTGCTCTTCTGTCAACTATGATTATGATTCCTCCACTTACCATGTTTGCTTGTTTCCTACCTGA
- the LOC127806591 gene encoding autophagy-related protein 11 isoform X1 — protein MSSNVSGTVVQRGKLLVHIAENGHSFELECDEYTLVKDVQQFIQSAYGIPLNDQLLLCLETKLQSQQPLSAYKLPSDDQEVFLFNKARMRCSSMPPAPEEVEIIDIPDPPSPSSSHNPHQLDDASDPALKALPSYEREFRYHYQCGDAIYSRTQAKLEICERLLREQKVQERALEIAWGNLDHFYRVLHQNYMDFIKCYTQQYRSHSNLLSNFVRDVEKLRSCKLHPALQTDTRKCLLDFVREENLRKAKEECSTSHRQFEHKVSEFKQEFAELKRSAEHLFTSKTSFLIRDLEVTIKKHQRYVSEQKSIMQALSKDVNTVKKLVDDCVTSQLSSSLRPHDAVSALGPMYDGHDKSYLPKMHDCDRAISILLDFCKDKKEEMNSFVHNYMQNIAYIQYAIKGIRYKFSVFSEAMKHQNNQFELLKVVRGIGPAYRACLAEIVRRKASMKLYMGMAGQLAEKLAIKRETEVRVREEFLKIHGSFIPRDILASMGLYDTPSQCDVNITPFDTNLLDIDMSDLDCYAPEYLLGLSLKHEKHGSLKGSFSMSNNSSLSAEVEENAVDFPEKYDSEEQIDGSDLVEIAGTSKLEVENAKLKAELASAVARLCSFSTEIEYESLDDSKVDSLLKNAAEKTAEALHLKDEYEKHLQSMLKVKQMQCESYENRIQELEQRLSDQYKQGNRLQIDKTLLNFALSTSKAGDSKSEVSADAEANMPCVSEPMDEVSCASNSLHVKLGNFAKQSGKPSEGLDENMTDSSSMLNPQLDLSMLEVPRDEVRANVKDEKDNLTAELGMGTSCTAESMSEPINNLPDEMTAEQASDSKDASSDLVLELQNAVADKSRQLSETEIMLKALSEQVAKLERELEGSQKLLDESQMNCAHLENCLHEAREEAQTNLCAADRRASEYSALRASAVKMRSLFERLRTCVLSGGVAGFVESLRALAHSLANSVSDAEDDGTAEFRECIRVLADKVGVLSRHRAELLERYSKAESTKEQMKKELEEKKELVNTLYLKHQHEKQANKEKISFGRLEVHEIAAFVLNSAGHYEAISRNCSNYYLSSESVALFLDHLPNRPSYIIGQIVHIERQTVRLPQPSSVQADPNRDQIDTGTSRLTLNSGSTFNPYGLPIGCEYFIVTVAMLPDTAIHLQPPS, from the exons ATGAGTTCGAATGTTTCTGGAACTGTGGTCCAGAGGGGCAAACTTCTGGTTCATATTGCGGAGAATGGGCACTCATTTGAGCTGGAGTGTGATGAATATACTCTTGTTAAGGATGTCCAGCAGTTCATACAATCCGCATATGGGATTCCCTTAAATGATCAACTGCTTCTGTGCTTGGAAACGAAGCTTCAATCGCAGCAGCCTCTTTCGGCCTATAAATTACCATCTGATGACCAGGAGGTGTTTTTGTTCAATAAGGCCAGAATGCGATGTAGTTCAATGCCTCCTGCGCCAGAGGAAGTTGAAATCATTGACATACCCGACCCTCCATCACCATCCTCCTCCCACAACCCTCACCAGCTGGATGATGCTTCGGACCCTGCGCTTAAGGCATTGCCGTCATATGAGAGGGAATTCAGGTACCACTATCAGTGTGGGGATGCGATTTACAGCCGCACACAAGCAAAGCTTGAGATTTGTGAGAGACTCTTGAGGGAGCAGAAGGTGCAAGAGAGGGCTTTGGAGATTGCTTGGGGAAATCTGGACCATTTCTATAGGGTTCTTCACCAAAATTACATGGATTTCATTAAATGTTATACACAGCAGTATCGCAGCCATTCGAATCTTCTGTCAAATTTTGTCAGAGACGTGGAGAAATTGAGATCTTGCAAACTTCACCCTGCTTTACAAACAGATACTCGCAAATGCTTACTTGATTTTGTGAGGGAAGAGAACTTGAGAAAGGCGAAAGAGGAATGTAGCACCTCACACAGGCAATTTGAGCATAAGGTTTCAGAATTTAAACAGGAATTTGCAGAACTAAAGCGCAGCGCTGAACATTTGTTTACTAGCAAAACTTCATTCCTTATAAGGGATTTGGAAGTTACAATTAAGAAGCACCAGCGTTATGTTAGTGAACAGAAAAGTATAATGCAAGCTTtgag CAAGGACGTAAATACAGTGAAGAAACTTGTGGATGACTGTGTGACCAGCCAATTGTCTTCTTCCCTCCGTCCTCATGATGCAGTTTCAGCCTTGGGTCCAATGTATGATGGCCATGACAAAAGCTACCTCCCTAAGATGCATGATTGCGACCGTGCGATTTCCATTCTGCTTGATTTCTGCAAGGAtaaaaaggaagaaatgaaCAGCTTTGTGCATAATTACATGCAGAACATTGCATATATTCAATATGCTATAAAAGGCATACGGTACAAGTTTTCTGTTTTCTCAGAAGCGATGAAGcatcaaaataatcaatttgAACTTTTGAAGGTTGTTCGTGGGATAGGCCCTGCCTACAGAGCTTGCCTTGCAGAAATAGTGAGGAGAAAGGCTTCAATGAAACTTTACATGGGTATGGCTGGTCAATTGGCTGAAAAGCTTGCGATAAAGAGGGAGACTGAAGTCAGGGTACGGGAGGAGTTTCTGAAAATACATGGTTCATTTATTCCTAGGGATATTTTAGCCTCCATGGGACTATATGACACTCCTAGCCAATGTGATGTTAATATAACTCCTTTTGACACTAATTTGCTAGACATAGATATGTCGGATTTAGACTGTTATGCTCCTGAATATTTATTAGGGCTTTCATTGAAGCATGAAAAGCATGGTAGTTTAAAGGGATCATTTTCCATGTCAAACAATAGTTCTCTTTcagctgaagttgaagagaatgCTGTTGACTTCCCTGAGAAATATGATTCAGAGGAGCAAATAGATGGTTCTGACTTGGTAGAGATTGCTGGAACTAGCAAGTTGGAAGTTGAAAATGCAAAACTCAAAGCTGAACTTGCTTCTGCAGTAGCTCGCCTTTGTTCTTTCAGCACTGAGATTGAGTATGAATCACTTGATGACAGTAAAGTTGATAGTTTGTTGAAAAATGCAGCAGAAAAGACAGCTGAAGCCTTGCACCTGAAGGATGAGTATGAGAAACACCTCCAATCAATGCTAAAGGTTAAGCAAATGCAGTGCGAGTCCTATGAGAATCGGATTCAGGAATTAGAGCAGAGGTTGTCTGACCAATATAAGCAAGGAAATAGGCTTCAGATTGATAAGACATTATTGAACTTTGCCCTTTCAACTTCAAAGGCTGGTGATAGCAAATCAGAAGTTTCAGCTGATGCTGAAGCCAATATGCCTTGTGTCAGTGAACCCATGGATGAGGTTTCTTGTGCCTCTAATTCGTTACATGTCAAATTAGGAAATTTTGCTAAACAGTCAGGCAAACCTTCAGAAGGGTTGGATGAGAACATGACAGATTCCTCTTCAATGCTAAATCCTCAGTTAGATTTATCAATGCTTGAAGTACCTCGTGATGAGGTGCGGGCCAATGTCAAAGATGAGAAAGATAATTTGACTGCAGAGTTGGGTATGGGAACCAGTTGCACTGCTGAGAGCATGTCTGAGCCAATAAATAATTTACCTGATGAAATGACAGCTGAACAGGCTTCAGATTCTAAAGATGCTTCTAGTGATCTTGTGCTGGAATTGCAGAATGCTGTTGCAGACAAGTCTCGTCAGCTTAGTGAAACAGAAATCATGCTGAAAGCTCTATCAGAACAGGTTGCAAAGCTTGAGAGGGAGCTGGAAGGAAGTCAGAAGCTTCTGGATGAATCTCAG ATGAATTGTGCTCATTTAGAGAATTGTCTCCATGAAGCAAGAGAGGAAGCCCAAACAAATCTTTGTGCTGCTGATAGGAGAGCCTCAGAATATAGTGCACTGCGTGCCTCTGCTGTAAAGATGCGTAGCCTTTTTGAAAGATTAAGGACCTGTGTTTTGTCTGGTGGAGTGGccgggtttgttgagtcactgcGTGCTCTAGCTCACTCTTTGGCCAA TTCTGTTAGTGATGCTGAAGACGATGGCACTGCTGAATTTAGAGAATGTATCCGGGTACTTGCTGATAAAGTAGGTGTCTTGTCTAGGCATCGGGCAGAGCTGCTTGAGAGATATTCAAAGGCTGAATCTACAAAAGAGCAAATGAAAAAGgagttggaagaaaaaaaagagttggTCAACACATTGTACTTGAAGCATCAACATGAGAAGCAG GCAAACAAGGAGAAGATATCTTTTGGCCGCCTGGAAGTCCACGAGATTGCTGCATTTGTCCTCAACTCTGCTGGGCATTACGAGGCAATAAGTCGGAATTGCTCCAACTACTACCTGTCTTCAGAATCCGTGGCCTTGTTTTTGGACCATCTCCCGAACCGCCCTAGCTATATCATTGGTCAGATAGTGCATATTGAACGGCAGACTGTAAGACTACCACAACCTTCCTCGGTTCAAGCAGACCCTAATAGAGATCAAATAGATACGGGAACCAGTCGGTTGACCTTGAATTCAGGATCAACTTTCAACCCATACGGTCTCCCCATTGGCTGTGAATACTTCATAGTGACAGTAGCCATGTTACCTGATACCGCCATTCACTTGCAGCCTCCTTCCTGA